The nucleotide window AGGACTTAGTATGCAAAACTAACTGTGCAGGAgatgttgttgtaggcagaacgcatcggagtaggattctattgcattgacatgcaCCCTTACACAGACCAgtgatgttgttgtaggcagaacgcatcacagtaggattctattgcattgacatgcaCCCTTACACAGACCAgtgatgttgttgtaggcagaacgcatcacagtaggattctattgcattgacatgcaCCCTTACACAGACCAgtgatgttgttgtaggcagaacgcatcacagtaggattctattgcattgacatgcaCCCTTACACAGACCAgtgatgttgttgtaggcagaacacatcacagtaggattctattgcattgacatgcaCCCTTACACAGACCAGAgatgttgttgtaggcagaacgcatcacagtaggattctattgcattgacatgcaCCCTTACACAGACCAgtgatgttgttgtaggcagaacgcatcacagtaggattctattgcattgacatgcaCCCTTACACAGACCAGAgatgttgttgtaggcagaacgcatcacagtaggattctattgcattgacatgcaCCCTTACACAGACCAgtgatgttgttgtaggcagaacacatcggagtaggattctattgcattgacatgcaCCCTTACACAGACCAGTGCACCATAACCAATCAGAACCGCAGtaaggcctatatgcaaatagccaTTGCCATATAAGGATCATATATGGCCACTGGACAGcatgcgcttgttttgagatcaaagtgagAGATGCATGTAGCCACctgtgcacatttgttcatatcctttgctagttagtgagttattagcccagttatagatcagttGTAGTTAACAATGGGGGCAgtggttgcttcctacaagagcacaaaatgttTGCATTTCTAAACATCTTTGAAAAGCCAGTCAAGTAAAGAGCATTTGcatgtcttaaaggggcagtgttgtattttgagatgGCCTTGAATGAGCTAATTATCCAATAGACAGAGGGAAGCATAATGTCTTGATTCTCTGTAATAACGGTATGGGAATAATtatgcattttattttttaaagtggtttcttgcatcaaacaacatttttcagtcacctccttatatgaaggacaagtggataaacaggttcatgTCAAGACCTACAAGTCTCATAGAATGTAGCCTatattgaacaccacacattggctgctactgtaggctgaatgattgaacagctatttccatgttaaaatgttatgggatgcatttgtCTCCCTTGTTTTTAaatggtaggctactctggtaggctactctggtaggcctacattatgatcaaatagccacagtagcctactcactaacttaaagctggtacagcctcagtgGTCACAATAAACGCGCGtcggaagttgcacagaatgtTCCAGTTTGCGGTCAGCAGACCTGCAACGGAAAAAAGCGAAGCGCCACAGCTAAATGACTGTTCTGCAACAGAAACAGTTTACTGCAAACGGAAAAACGTTTTGGGATCAAAtcgagtttctattggacaaattcaagtaGGACCCTCCCCATTTCATTATGTTTGCTTCTTAAACAGTAAACGGTTTCCGTTGCAATACGTAATAAATACACCCCAGGATAGTTACAAATAGGGtaggagtgaaaacctacaggagggtgtctctccaggaatagggttggagtgaaaacctacaggagggtgtctctccaggaacagggttggagtgaaaacctacaggagggtagctctccaggaatagggttggagtgaaaacctacaggagggtgtctctccaggaacagggatggagtgaaaacctacaggagggtagctctccaggaacagggttggagagcactCTTCTAGTGGTTCTTTTATCATTGAAATTACGTCTGTAAACCTAGATTAACAGGTGGGATTACCAGTAGTAGTACGGCTAATCttaatctgacacacacacttccatAAAACAGAAAGGGATGAGGTTTCTACCTTTCcaacagaggaagagggggatgaagatGAAGAGGGGGTCTTTATGGAACGAAAGAGTGCTTCTTTTTCAGGTGGAGACCCTGTTAAACTCAGCAGCCGCCTCAACTGGAGAAACACACCAAACAGGAGAAATACAGTAATTACAAAACAACAATCACATTGTTCTCCCACAGACACACCATTTTCAGCATGACTTACAGATAAAACCAAAATAAAAGTGGTACCCCTGATTCTCATCAAATGAAGAACACCTGGGACTGTTTTCACACAGCGTCTCAGAGCAGGACCACTGGTTACTCTTAAATCTCAATTAATtctgaatcacacacacagacccacacttGGTTTTTACCCACCGGGGAGTTGTCCCGTAGCCTCTGGTCAGAGAAGAGCCCAGTGTCAGGCAGGGTGTCAAAGGGAGACAGGGTCTCATCGTCAACACTGTCCAGGATCTCCGTTAGAGCAGTCAACAACGTGGACTCACTCTCCTCATCTAGTCTGCTCCTAGtctaaaaaaaaacaaatgaaataaaTTGAATGAATTAAAAATAGCACAAATGGCATCTCTCATTTCTGTGACGGGAAACAATAGTTGCAGAGGAACAGGCAGAGTGTTTCTAATTGGACAGGAACAGGCAGAGTGTTTCTAATTGGACAGGAACAGGCAGAGTGTTTCTAATTGTACAAGTTCATGTAAACCAGGAGTTTTTCTGCACACGACTCCAAACTGACAGTAGAAAATGCAGGGGACCCCACTTGGAAACATGATATTCCCTAGTTAACGCTGTGTGTCGATATTTCCTCCACTTTATGTCCCGCAGGCTGTCCCAACCCATAATAATGACATGAAAGAGCATTCTAATAGTGTAAAAGGCCCTTAGTCGACACTAAAAGGTTGTACTCTATGCCCATTTCAAGATTTTAAAAAATCTTAATTTGTTTGATAAGATCACACATTTTCTCAGGGGACCCCAGATTGGGTCCCGACCtgaagtttgggaaccactgatgtaGAACCGGTCTCAGATGGGAACAGGGtctacataatatataataataatatatgccatcaGGAGTGTATTCATTACAGAAACCGTTTAAGACCCAAACTGTAGCAAACAACAAAattagagtttctattggacaaattcaggtagttccctccctgtttcatttgCCATCTTTTAAGAAACGTTTTACAACAGAATCAGCGTAATGAATACGCCCCAGTATATCTGAATGTTGGCCAACATTGTGTCCTGATGCTGACCTCTGCAGCTACGGCGGAATCTTCAAACATAGCCAGGATGGAAGGGTCCAGGCAGGAGTGAGTGTCCATTTCCAGATCACTGACTTCCCCTTTACCCAGGACAGCCTGTAACAAGCAACAAGATCAGAAAGGGAGAACAAGTTCAATCACGAGTCAGGCAAATAGGCTGCCCAATTTTTGGGGAAAAGATCTgatttgattggtcaaaagagCAAAGCAAAAATATCTGAATTGGGCCTCCTGTGTAAACCCAGCCTACAGAAACAGTTGCTCGATCATAAGTATTTTTGTGATTCCCTGCatcccatctcctcatctctttccCAACcgtattggaggagaaggtccaaAGTCCCTTCAGACGTTCTTCTTTAATGTATTTACAGAAAGTGGCAAAGAGGAAGGACGGGGGGGAATTAAGGAAAGATTGAGAAAGTGAACACATTCTCCTAAAAGACACTTGAGGAACATAACTCAAAGGGCAGTCTGAATACAATAAAACAAGCAGCTAGTCAATAGTGTTTGTTGAGGCTGCATTTGTATGCTTCCTCCTCCCATCAGAATGAGTGTGTCTGCATACCATGTTTTCAGACTGTTCAAGAGCAGAGCCCTGACGCGGGGGCGGTGGAGGGAAATGTTCAGACAGTCTTTCCCACACTTCAGTTTGATTTATCCAACGAGGTGTAAAAACAGCAGCACAAAGTGTCTCGCATCATAAGGCCATGCGTTGTCTTGTCATAGAAAGTGACAGTTAGTCCATAGCACACTAGTCTGCACTCTCACTCCTTGACAACAACAGGCCCCTCCctgggtgtggtggtggttgttgctGGGACACTGTCTGTCTATAATATGATTATGGGGCAACGTCCCAAAAGACACCCTATTCCcaaatgcagtgcactacttaggACCAGGGCTTATAGATCCAAATGGAGCTTTCTTGAGAAACGTGAGTCACAAGCTGAATCCCATATGGCATCCTATTACATATGaagtgcagtgcactacttttgaccaaggcccataggtctctggtgaaaagtagtgcactatagggagtagggtgccatttgggagagtTCCCAGTCAGTGTTCTCTTCTCAGAGTCACCCAACCAATACGTGTGTGTGGGAGATgagagcagacagtgaacagtaaCAATGGGAGCATTGTAAAATGTGCAGAAAGTGGAAAACAGAAAAACGTGGCTTAACGTTAtttgttatttattattattgagcccattccaaatggcaccctattccttatatagtacactactttggaccagaaccCATAGGGCCTCTGTACTAATCCCTCATTACCTCTCAGGAAACATCATCTATTTTAATTTAAGCAggatagtacagtagtacaaagAGGTGGACAGCGTTGAAATAATAGGCCATTGTTGGCTACTAGGTGCCTGACACTCCTATTAACGTCAATGGTAGGCCTATACAATCACACTAGCTACAACGCTGTTCATCATTCATGTTTGCCACAAGAGTAAAGCGGCTATAATTAGTTCAACAAAACAAGACCCTGGGTGTGAGACCAGTGTTGACAGGTGTGAATGATATATGGAGGATGTTAACTGAAATGGGTGGTACGCAAAGGCAATCGAAATGCAATGATATAAAAACAATGAGTAAAATACCGGTGCATTTCAGCGGAATTGGATGTACTTTTGTATGAGCCCATGATTGACATAGGTAGCATGCCAACACTTGGACCGTACCCGTTCCAACATTACAAAAGTAATGTGTCCCCCTGTCTGCTATGTATGGGACAGTGAGTGTGTTCCAGTACTTTGCTAAATATCCATATCGGCAGCCACGTGAATGCAGAATATTCGGAAGAATAAACTCAACAATTTAATCTGATCATTTGCTTTTGATTGACGCCAACCGACAATTCATTGTTGCCAGCTTCCGGATACCCAACACGACCAGTCTTTAGAAGGTGTGCGAGTCCAGCAGCAGACAGAACATCGCTTTTTCCGAGTAGAGAAGAAACTTTGCTGACTCCTATTGAATTATAGCACATTCAACTTACTATCACGGCAACTTAGACAGGTATTACTTTGCAGAAAGCCAATAAGATTATTTTATGCCGAACTAAATCGTGCAATAAGGGAGACATAGTTAGTTACTTGTGTCACCAGCAGTTATTTTCCCATGCCGCCATGCGATTCGCAGCTAATGATAGCTACTACTAGCCGTTCACATCCACGTGTAGGCACCGCGTGCTGGTTTGCCATTTTTCGTGTATGAAAAAGGCCAAAGACAAGTGGTACAAGTAATTTTTATTTGGCCGCATGTATGCAGTAAGCTTATGTATCAAAGCCGTACCTCATTGAATGTGTTTGCGGTCAGAAAGTCCGTGTTGCCGGTGATTATAAGCGCATCTTTTCCACGCCACTGCGCCGCCATTTTACAGATCCTCACATGGCTTCGTTCAGCTATAGCTAGGAGCGTTGCCATTGGTCAGCGCACAGACACGTGGTCGCCAGCACACGGATGTTGCCGGTAAACGCAGATCTGGGATCAATGTGTCTTACTCAAATCATAACCCAGTACTGTTTTGCAAGTAACAAAACTGACCTGAAATCAGATCGTCATCCGATTCGCTTTGGTCTCTGCAGAAAGCCCCAAATTAAATATCTTTGACATGTCAAATGCTATTGCTGTCATGCACCTGCACAGTAGTTACCTTAATCATGTCAAAGGCAACGCATGTCATATTGCCCGAAACGAAGAACGGATTTTATACCTGTCAAATAATTGTTTTCTAGTTTTATGAAGTTTGACTCAAATACAAAAAGTGTATATAGCTGAGTCAAATCTGATATTTCCCCTGGAGTCTGCACAGACAAAAAGCACATGGAATCAGATATTTCAAGCCACATTTTGAAATCACAtaaatctgattcctggccatgtgacttgtctGAAAGGGTGAAATGCCCTTAAGTGGTTTCCAGACTGTGATTTAGCATATATTGTTGCTTGCTAGCCTCTATGTCGACAGTTTGACAACAACAATCTGGTAGCTCACACGTTTGTTTATTGTTTGAATGCTTGAATGTGCTAGCAAGCTAAAcaactacctagctagctagttaaatgCCGTGGCTAGCCAAAAATGACTCATTTTGAAAGTTGGAACATCTTATCCTTTGAGGCTTTAAAAGTGTTCTTACACTAAGATTTCAAACATTCAAAGCAACTGTGGGAGACTTTCATATCAAACATTAAAAGCAACTGGGGTAGACTTTGCAAGCTACAAAACAACTTCTATGCCCCTGTACACCCGCGCCATTACCATGACAACTAGAGTAGCCATGTCAGTCTGAACACATCTGACATTTGAGCATTAAGGCACAGATAGaacagatatttcaccggatgtataaatgtgaagcatccgcttggtgtttccactcactaccaaatatggtagtgagaggaagcccagtggccggcaaTGGGAGGAGATTgaacgagatggattttggcaGACATTCTGCAAATCTTATCAtcgattaaacatttgatctcaatacagttttctatTCTCAATACTATAAACTGTTACGAACAGAGTCGACTAAGTTTTGAAGACTTTACCCGTGTCAAAGTTTCCAAAAATAGCtttgtttagaaggagtgcaaagACGAACTGAGTTATTGCACAAGTGCACTTCACAGAGTAGCTGTCCCCTGACGGAAATATGACGCCCCAAACTACTTCCCCCAACTATGTCTGCACCTGTTACGAAAAGTCATTTCTAGTCGTAGCTGTATCGAAGTGGTATGTTTTAGGGGGTCCAGTATACCTCTCTGTTTTACGCCTCAAATTATaaggttggttgtttagcaaacAAAACTGATGCTtgcgcaactatggggcaaaacacacacagggttggcttagattgttaaCAACATGGAAACTAgatttcatctccaatgtttattgaacagataaatacatttgcacaatgagcacttgctgtctctcaaatacatcattACACTTGCTAGTTAGATAACTAGCTGAAAAGAGCCACATACGATTCCCCACaaggcagcttcttgtcattgttgctaacTATCTGGCCATCTAGAATCACAACACACGACTTTCTGCCAGTTGTAAACTAACCCATCGATTGTTATTCTTCAGTATTACAAAAGTGCCATCTAGCGGCATGAGGATGCACAGTCAAAAATAATGTAGGCGCCAGAATGTGCAGGAAACTCAATCCACAATATTCTGAAGTTTCCAGTTTGAAGTAGACTTCTTATTGCAGATGTTTTCTCCCggagtagctagctaacttaatCGCTAGTTGAATAGTACATTTTACCTTCGTTGTTAACGTTGTTTTTTTGCTTGGTTCAAGCTTGACTCCCAAAATGTCAGTGTTATTGATCAGATGTTCCAGTGCCATTGCCTGTCCAAGTTTACAATGACAGCTATTACTTGATGCTTAACCTTGAAGGTGACTGTCAAGCATGAGCGAGTTAGTCACCTCCTGCACCCCAGGGCTTCTCTGATGCTCAGTCACAATGGATGGATCCTATCCTGGAGGACCACAACTATTGCAGTCTAACTATACAGATCAGCAGTGCCATGGAGATGACCCAGGTATCCAATGAGGGATCGAGAACTTTTGCCGACAGTCTGGTTGCCAAACCTGCAGatactatacagtatatcacaaaagtgagtacacccctcacatttttgtaaatatttgagtttatcttttcatgtgacaacactgaagaaatgaccactttgctacaatgtaaaggagtgagtgtacagcttgtataacagtgtacatttgctgtcccctcaaaagaACTCAACACATCaaccattaatgtctaaaccgctggcaacaaaagcgAGTACACCCCTAATTGAAAATGTCCAAATTtggcccaaagtgtcaatattttgtgtggccacaATACAGCACTCAGCCTTTTGTGAATTACCTTCGCTCTGGGGATGAGGCGACTGGGGGTCGTGGATTTTACATCCGGGACGTACCGGATGAACGTAGGGTGACCTTGGTCTTTCCAGCGTTTATGTGCCAAGGAGGGCAGCTCACCTGTGAGGAGGTGACCAACACTCGGCGTATTGCAAACGTCCGCATCCATGTCGAAAAGGCAATACGGCATTTGAAAGACTGTGCCAATCACACTGATCTCCATAATCAATCAAAAACTACATATCTGTGCTGGCCTTGTGAATCTGAGAGGGAGCTTATTTCCAGCAAATGGGGTGGTGTACTAGTAACCTCATTAACTGCAATGTATTGTTCAATGTAACTTATTCATTTTTATTTGAAAACATGAAATACAGTGACTGAACAAATGATGTACTACTTGGTAGTATATTTAAcagaattgttagatattacttgttagatattgctgcactgtcgtaactagaagcacaagcatttcgatacacctgcaataacatctgctaaacacgtgtatgtgaccaataaaattagatttggaGCCTCAGGTCACATTTGACCTCCAGGATCCAGAATCCCAGCTGCCGACCAGGGATGGCCAGGATGCACCACCATGCCTTTTCTCTCCACAGCAAATCCTCTGCCTTCCATCAGTTGTGTGCCTTTGTCCTTGTTGCGGTACCAAGTGGCAGAATTCCCTCTAAAAGCTAGGAGCAAGTGTTCATTTAAGAATTTCCCTGGGTTTGTTGTGCTGCGCCTGGGAACTGTTTGTGCTGTGCTGGCAGTGATGCGCAGAGTCCTTGCATTGTGCCACAGCTGGGAGGCGCTCTGCGTCTGTGTTTCATGCGTCAACCTATCCACTTGGTCTGGGCTTGGCTTAACGAAGGCATTGTAAAAAGTTACACACTTATCACAGGTTAACTTAGTGCCATGGTCATTGTGAGGCAATTGTGGGTCAAAAGGTAGGCCTCTGAATGTAATATCTCAGATAGAGGATTGTATGTCTCTCCACCAGTGAACTATAATATTTTTGATAAATTCTTGTATGTCTCACCACAAGTGGTCTTCCTCCTGTTGTAATAGATGAGACCAACTGCACCAAAGATCACCCCCAGCACCAGCCCAGATGGCTATCTTTCTCCTCTCAGACTCTGAGTTAGAATGGCTCAAGTTACagtcacaaaacaaacacacatctCTAACATACATATAACCACACTTAAATCATGCAGAGTTGTGTCTGGGATGAAATAAAAGTATCTCTGAAATGGTGAACCACATTAATATGAGCTCTTTGACTCCCTACTTCACTATTTCTTTAGTTCCTTGCTCCCTTACCACAGAAAttccagtcagtcactcagtttGCTTCCTTACTTCCTTATTCCCTTACCCTAGCCATTTTGAGTCACACTTGCCTGCTTGTTtccatatgtgggaactccttcaagactgttggaaaagcattcttcacgaagctggttgagagaatgccaagagtgtgcaaagctgtcatgaggccaaagggtggctactttgaaaaatcacaaatataaaatatattttgattcatttcacactttttggggggggttactacatgactccatatgcgttatttcatagttttgatgtcttcactattattcagtCCCTCCAGGGTTTCGCACAATTTTTGTGTGTGATTTCTGCAGCCAAAAATGCTCGATTTTGCAGTAGCTGTTGTGAAATTCTGCAATATATTTGGAAATGTTTTTTTACATTCATTTCATAAAGTCATATGTGCTCAGTTTTAATTATTTTAAACTTTTAAAACACAAAAACCTTTATGGTTCATTCATGTTTTTTTCTCACCAGATGGACACTTTATCACCATCCTCGACCTTTGTTATTCCAGAGGGGAAGATCCCCACGATGTGGAGTACATCTGGAGAGCTATTTCAGACCTGGTGAAGGTCATGGAATACAACAGCAGTCTCAATAGATTGACTGGTTACACACCCATTGGGATACATAAGGCTGAGCAATTAAACGCCGATCCCGTGGTCCTAGCATCGTTTCAAACTCCACTTCATTTCTTCTGCAAACATTATGGTGCCGTCGCCTACGAGGCTGGAGTAAACAACAACGGAGAGCAGTTCTACGGAGAGCAGTTCTATGGAGAGCAGTGGTGGGAAAAAAGAGATTTCAGAAATTGATTTCACATCATAATtttacaatattttttttaagcACCATTTTGTTGATTATTACATGAGTTATGTTTGGGTTTGACAAGTCATGGAATTTCCAGAAATAAACCTGTCTGTGCAGTTCTTATCTAACTCGCACCATCCCAGGGTGGAATCTTGCAGAGTTTGTTTTGAGGGAATAAAAGAGAACTAGCTCGGGTATCAGTCTTGACACAACACAAGCCACCTCAATTGACTCCATCTAAAATGACACTTACTAAAGCTTATAGGTGGAACACATTGACACCCAAGCTAGAAAGGGAACTGATCCGTATATAGATATACGACCATAGTGGACATGTCCATACCTGTCCATTGAAAAA belongs to Oncorhynchus gorbuscha isolate QuinsamMale2020 ecotype Even-year unplaced genomic scaffold, OgorEven_v1.0 Un_scaffold_2765, whole genome shotgun sequence and includes:
- the LOC124026554 gene encoding H-2 class II histocompatibility antigen, A beta chain-like, coding for MDGSYPGGPQLLQSNYTDQQCHGDDPDGHFITILDLCYSRGEDPHDVEYIWRAISDLVKVMEYNSSLNRLTGYTPIGIHKAEQLNADPVVLASFQTPLHFFCKHYGAVAYEAGVNNTVEPSVHLSMTPHGDRHPSMLTCSAYKYYPKQIRVTWLRNGQEVPSNMTSSEVLANGDWHYQIHSYLEYTPTPGEKISCMVEHASFTEPKILHC
- the LOC124026553 gene encoding peroxisome proliferator-activated receptor gamma coactivator-related protein 1-like — its product is MAAQWRGKDALIITGNTDFLTANTFNEAVLGKGEVSDLEMDTHSCLDPSILAMFEDSAVAAETRSRLDEESESTLLTALTEILDSVDDETLSPFDTLPDTGLFSDQRLRDNSPLRRLLSLTGSPPEKEALFRSIKTPSSSSSPSSSVGKVETVIPDRPWRAGLTPRAQGSSTSTQRSDGEEEEGGKVHIHSPPHGFNQDSGELSLDRSQVRALNSVEKDHGYSCTVSLVDLVKLMHPYCLRVCLDEEGKDWVSTSRQEASSLGERSADQSVPLEGEVEVYEAWFGRERRGN